The DNA region GGCCAATAGATCAGGTCGAGCACGCGCGGCCACGACGAGCGCAGCAGATACCAATAGCGCCGCACCATCGCGGCAACGCGCGTCAACGAGAACGAGGCTGGTGAGGCGGCAGGCAAGGCGCTCATTATAAGTTCACTCTGCTCGATACTTGCTGAAGCCGTCATCCCGGGCGAGCGCAGCGAGACCCGGGATCCAGTACGCCATGCCCTCTCGATAGACTGCGGCGTACTGGGTCCCCGCTTTCGCGGGGACGACGAGAACTAAATTCATTGCGCCGCCTCCCGGTTACGCCCGCGCGCGACATCGAGGAACACATCCTCCAATGTCTCGCGGCCGTAGCGCGTCAGCAGCTGCGCCGGCGTATCGTCGTCCTCGACCTTGCCGCGCTTCATGATGATGACGCGCTCGCACAGCCGCTCCACCTCGAGCATGTTGTGCGAGGCGAGCAGGATGGTCGCGCCATAGGTATGGCGGAAATGCTCGAGCCGACCGCGCACCCAATCGGCGGTATCTGGATCGAGCGAGGCCGTCGGCTCGTCGAGCAACAGCACCTCGGGCCGGTTGAGCAGCGACTTGGCCAGCGACACGCGCGTCTTCTGCCCCGCCGACAGCTTGCCGCTCGGGCGGTCGAGCAGATCGACGAGATCGAGATCGGCCGCAAGCTCGCGAATACGCCCCTCGATGTCGGGCACGGCGTAGAGCTGCGCGAACACCGACAGGTTCTGCCGCACCGTCAGCCGCATCGGCAGATCGACATAGGGGCTTTCGAAATTCATCCGGTGCAGAACGCGATAACGCTCGTTCGGCATCTCCGCCCCTAGCACCCGCACGGTGCCGGAGGTGGGGGTGACGAGGCCCATGATCATCGCAATGGTGGTGGTCTTGCCAGCGCCGTTGCCGCCGAGCAGCCCGGTGACCGAGCCCGCCGGCAGCCGGAACGAGATGCCGTCGACGGCGGTCCCGGTCTTGTAGCGCTTGACGAGGCTGTCGACGACGATGGCGGAGGTGTTCTGCGCGTCCATGACACGCCAGATGTGACGCCGCGCCGCAGGAATGGCAAGACTTCAATGCGTCGTCTTGGTGACGCCACAGCCTCCGCTCATTCCCGCGCCAGCGGGAATCCAGCGCTGGGTCCCCGCTTTCGCGGGGACGAGCGGCAGACAGCGAGGTCAAAGAGTCGCGTTTGGAGCCGACCGCTCCGGCCATTACAGTGACCCCATGACCACGCCCGAGCTCGCCCATCACCACCCCCGGCGCAATGTGCGTCTCGACACCTTGGTGCGCCTGCGCTGGCTCGCCATCGGCGGACAGACCATCGCCGTGCTCGTGGTCTATCTCGGCCTCGACTTCGATCTGCCGATCTGGGCCTGCATGGCCGTCATCGTGCTGTCGGCCTGGCTCAACGTGGCGCTGCGCCTGCGCTTCCACACCGCGCAGCGGCTCGACCCCGACCGCGCCGCCTGGCTGCTCGCCTTCGACATCGCCGAGCTCGCGGTGCTGCTTTTCCTCACCGGCGGTTTGCAGAATCCGTTCGCGTTCCTGTTCCTCGGGCCGGTGCTGCTATCGGCGACGGCGCTGCCCGCGCGCTTCACGGTGATGCTCGGCGGCTTTGCCATCGCCTGCGCGACGGTCTTGGTCTTCGTGCATTATCCGCTGCCGTGGGACAGCGACGACCCGCTGGAATTGCCGTCGCTCTACATGATGGGCGTCTGGTTCTCGATCCTGCTGGCGATCGGCTTCATCGGCGTCTATGCGTGGCAGATCACCGAAGAGTCGCGCCAACTCGCCGACGCCATCACCGCAACCGAACTCATCCTCGCCCGCGAACAGCATCTGACGCAGCTCGACGGTCTTGCCGCCGCCGCCGCGCACGAACTCGGCACGCCGTTGTCGACCATCGCGGTGATCGCGAAGGAGTTGCAGAACGCGATACCCGCCTCGTCGCCACATGCCGACGACATCCGCCTGCTGCGTGAGCAAGCGCTGCGCTGCCGCGACATTCTAGCCAAGCTGACCAAGCTGTCGTCGGGCCTCGAGCCGTTCGATCGTCTGCCGCTGATGACGGTGATCGAGGAGGTGGTCGCGCCGCATCGCAATTTCGGCGTCGCCATCGGCGTGACCGCGCCGGAGGATCGCAGCAACGAACCCGTGGTCCAGCGCAACCCGGCTATCTTGTACGGTCTCGGCAACATCCTGGAGAACGCGGTCGACTTCGCGGAGAACCGGGTCGTGGTCGGCGCGCAGTGGAACGACGACGAGATCGAGGTCACCATCATCGATGACGGTCCGGGCTTCGCACCGGAAGTCATGGACAAGATCGGCGAGCCTTACGTTACCAGCCGCCGCCGCAAGCCGAACGATCCCGAAGAGGAACCCGGCGGACTGGGCCTTGGCTTTTTCATCGCCAAGACGCTGCTCGAACGCGCGGGCGCAACGCTGGCGCTCGCCAACCTGCCGTCGCCCGATCGCGGCGCCGTCGTTACCGTCCGCTGGCCGCGGGCGGAACTCGAGCGGCTTCGCGCCGCTGCCGCGGCGTGATGACGCGGCTTGTCCGCCCTGGAACCATCACTATTTCTTTATACTGAAGCGTCTCCCGAGCCGCTAAAATGGCGGCCAAGGCTTAACAAGGATGGGTGGAAAGCGTGGATATAGCTGTCGACGACGTCTCTGCGGTGGCCCTGAAAGATGCCATTCCCGGCGAGCGCACAGTGCTGATCGTCGAGGATGACCGTTCGTTCCTGCAGCGGCTGGCAAAGGCCCTCGAGAGCCGCGGCTTCGTGGTCAATACCGCGGAATCCGTTGCGGAAGGCTTGTTGCAGGTCGAGCAGGCGGCACCCGCTTTCGCCGTTGTCGATATGCGTCTCGGCGACGGTAACGGCCTCGACGTGATATCGGCGCTCAAGACCCGCCGGCCCGAAGCCCGCGCCATCATCCTCACCGGCTACGGCAACATCGCCACGGCTGTGAACGCGGTGAAGCTCGGCGCGGTCGATTATCTCGCCAAGCCCGCCGATGCGGACGACGTCGTCGCGGCGCTGCTGGCGCAGGACAACAGCAAGATCGATCCGCCGGAAAATCCGATGTCGGCCGACCGCGTGCGCTGGGAACACATCCAGCGCATTTACGAGATGTGCGGCCGCAACGTGTCGGAAACCGCGCGCCGGCTCAACATGCACCGCCGCACGTTGCAGCGCATTCTCGCGAAACGCGCGCCGAAGTAAGCGCAGCTCCTCGCACTGTCATCGTCCGCGAAAGCGGGGACCCAGTTGTAACTCAGAACTGGATTCCCGCTTTCGCGGGAATGAACGGAGTATGCGGCACCGTTAATCCCAATCGCCATAAGGCCCGGTGGGATCGACGAGCGATTGCAGCCGCATCGCCGCAGCGCGGGCAAACAATAACATCATCGCCTTGCGCGTCGCCGCCGGCAGCTTGTGCTCCGGCGCTTCGCATTTGAAGTCCGCTCCAAAGGCATCCGCCACGATCAGCCCGGTGTCGGCCGGGAAGATCTCGCACGGCACCTCGAGCGAGGTGGCGAAGAACAGCCGATCGCAGTGCAGCCGGTAATCCGGCCACTTCTGATCGGCGCGAAAATCGGCGATCGACGATTTGATTTCGACGATCCAAATCTGGCCGCCGCCATCGAGCGCCACCAGATCGGCGCGCCGGCCGGACGGCAGTGGCAGTTCGCTCACCACGCAGAAACCGTGTGCATGCAGCAGCCGCGCCGTGCCGCGCGCGACGGCAAGCGCGGTCTCCGACTGGCGGCCGTCGACGGGTAGTTCCAGTTTCTGCGCGGGCAGGCTCATGCCGGAAGTCTAGCCAACTTACGCCCGCTCGGGAAAGGCCGCCTTCAGCGCCGCGCGCTCGGCCTTGAGCACGCCGCGCTCGGTGATCAAGCCGGTGACGAGCCGCGCCGGCGTGACGTCGAAGGCATAGTTCGCCACATCCGACCCGTCCGGCACGATCTGCACCGTCTCGATGCGCCCGTCCTTTGTCTTGCCGGTCATCATCGCGACCTCTTCCGGGCCACGCTGCTCAATCGGGATTTCGGCGACGCCGTCGCTGACGGTGAAGTCGATGGTCGGCGACGGCAGCGCCACATAGAACGGCACGTTGTTGTCGCGGGCGGCGAGCGCCTTGAGATAAGTGCCGATCTTATTGCAGACATCGCCTTGCGCGGTGACGCGGTCGGTCCCGACGATGACGAGATCGACCATGCCGTGCTGCATCAGATGGCCGCCGGTGTTGTCGGGTATGACCGTGTGCGGCACGCCGTGCTTGTTGAGCTCCCACGCCGTCAGCGAGGCGCCCTGATTGCGCGGCCGGGTTTCGTCGGCGAAGACGTGGATCGGCAGGCCCTTGTCATGCGCCATGTAGATCGGCGCCGTCGCCGTGCCCCAATCGACCGTTGCCAGCCAACCGGCATTGCAGTGCGTCAGCACATTGACGCGCTCGCCGTTCTTTTTGCGCGCCGCGATGCCCTCGATCAGCTTGAGGCCGTTGCGGCCGATGCCCTGATTGATGGCCACGTCTTCCTCGGCGATCTCGTTGGCGCGCTTGAGCGCCGCCGCGGCGCGCTCGGCGCGCGGGCGATTGCGCACCACCGCCATCACCTCGTCGAGCGCCCATTTCAGATTGATCGCCGTCGGCCGCGTCGCATGCAGCACGGCATAAGCGCGCTCCAGCGCCTCGTCGGAGGCGTCGGCCTTGAGCGCCAGCCACATCCCGTAGGCCGCGGCCGCACCGATGAGCGGCGCGCCGCGCACCTGCATCGACTTGATCGCGTGGGCGGCCTCCTCGAGCGTCGCGACGCGCGTCGTAACGAAGCGATGCGGCAATTGCGTCTGATCGATGATGCCGACGGCGTCACCATCGCCTTCCACCCAGATCGTGCGTGTCGGTTTTCCGTCGATTTTCATAAAACCGATTTAGCCCGTTTTCGTTAGCTTGTCGTCCCCTTGCCTGCGGGCGCGCTTTACCGCATTGTCACCCGTCGCCGGAGGTCACGCATGGCCATCGACTACGAAGTCGAATACGACAACCGCGCGCGGGTGCCCGAGCATCCGGAGATCTTCGCGCGCTGGTTCCGCGAGGGTGAAGCCTACCGCAACGCTTCGCCCAAGCTCGAGCGGCTTTCCTACGGCCCGTCCACGCGACAAACGCTCGATCTGTTTCCCGCCGCGAACGACGGGCCGACCACGCCGCTGATGCTGTTCATTCACGGCGGCTGGTGGCGCTCGCTCGAGCCCGACCAGTTCAGCCAGATGGCCAAGGGCGCGAACGCGCATGGCGTGACGGTCGCGGTCATCGGTTACGAGCTGTGCCCCAGCTGCTCCCTCGCCGACATCATCGGTCAGGTTCGTGCCGCATGTCTTTATCTCTGGCGCAAGCGGCGGCAACGCTTCCTCGCCGTCGGTCATTCCGCGGGCGCGCATCTCGCCGCGTGCATGCTGGCGACCGAATGGAAGACGCTCGACCCAACGGCGCCCAACGATCTCGTGCCCGCCGCTTACGCGATCTCCGGCGTGTTCGATCTTGCACCGCTGACGCAGATCTCGGTCAATGCCGATCTCAAGCTGACCGAAACGACCGCGCACGAACTGTCGCCGATCTATTGGCGAGTCCCGGCCGGGCGCGTGCTGGACGCCGTTGTCGGCGGCCTTGAATCGAGCGAGTTCCTGCGCCAAAGCAAAACGATCGCCGAGGCCTGGCGGCAAGATATGGTTCAGACACGTTACGAAGAGATCGCGGGCAAGAACCATTTCGACGTCATCGATCCACTTGCCGACCCGACCAGCGCGATGACCCAGCGCGTGGTCGAGTTGGCGCGCCAGGTGCAAGGCATTGCGCTTTAGTTCGTCCGCTCGTTCCCGCTTGCGCGGGAATGAGCGGAGACCGATGCCCGCTTAGAACCAGTATTTCAAGGCGAAGTAGCCGGTGAGGCTGGCGCCGGTGACGACGACGGCGACGCGCATCACCGCGCGCGGCATGATGCGCGCGAGCCACGCCCCGGCGAAGCCGCCGGCGACCGTGCCGGCCGCGAGCGCCAAGGTCTGCGGCCACATGATCTGTCCTTGAAACGCGAAGATCGCGGCGGCCGTGGCATTGTTGACCGTGCCGACCAGATTCTTGGCGACGTTGGCGGCGCGATAATTGCCGCGCGTCGCGATCGACATCACGCCGAGGATGAGCACCCCGACCCCGGCGCCGAAATAACCGCCATAGAGCGACACCGGCAAAAGCATCTTGAGATTGGTGACGCTGAAGTCGATGGTCTTGCCGCGCTTTTGCGCGCGCGCATGCAGCCAGTTGCCGATGGGCTCGGCGACGGCGCACATCAGCGTGGCGAAGCCGAGCAGGATCGGCACGAGCACCGCGAACGTGTGCTGCGGCGTGATCAGCAGCAGGCCGGCCCCCACGGCCGCGCCCAGCATCGACGCGATCAGCATGCCGACGAAGGCGCGGTTGACCGGCGGCAGTTGCTTGCGATCCGCCAAGGTCGCGATGAGGATGCCGGGAAACGACGCAGCGAGATTGCAGGTTGTCGCCGTGACCGGCGGCAGGCCCGCGGCGAGCAAAGCCGGATAGGTCACCACCGCCGCGCCGCCGACCATCGACGACAACATGCCGCCGCCAATGCCGGCGAGGGCGAGCATGAGGAAGGAGTGGAGGGTCATGTGCTTGTCATTGCCGGGCCGCCGCGCAGCGGCGTGACCCGGCAATCCATGATGAAGCGCCACACCGACTGCTGATGTAAGGCCCTTCGGCGCTGAGCCCCATCATGGATGCGCGGGTCAAGTTTACAGCCGGGCCGGCCAAAGGCCGGACCCGGTTGCCCGCGCATGACGCTGAGTGTGTGGCGATGACGGCTTCCTCAGAAAAACGCCTGGATGCCGGTCTGCGCGCGGCCGAGGATCAGCGCGTGGATGTCGTGCGTGCCCTCGTAGGTGTTCACCGTCTCGAGGTTGGCGACGACGCGCATCACATGGAATTCCTCCGAGATGCCGTTGCCGCCGTGCATGTCGCGGGCCATGCGCGCGATGTCGAGCGCCTTGCCGCAGTTGTTGCGCTTCATCAGCGAGATCGACGGCGGCGCGGCCTGGCCGTTCTCCAGCATGCGGCCGAGACGCAGCGCGCCCTGCAGGCCGAGCGCGATCTCGGTCTGCATGTCGGCGAGCTTCTTCTGGATCAGCTGGTTGGCGGCGAGCGGCCGGTTGAACTGCTTGCGGTCGAGCGTGTACTGGCGCGCGCGGTGCCAGCAGAACTCGGCCGCGCCCATGGCGCCCCAGGCGATGCCGTAGCGGGCGTTGTTGAGGCAGCCGAACGGACCCGCGAGGCCCTTGGCGTTCGGCAGCAGGTTCTCTTCCGGCACGACGCAATCGGCCAGCACGATCTCGCCGGTGATCGAGGCGCGGAGCGAAAGCTTGCCTTCGATCTTCGGCGTCGAGAAGCCCTTCATGCCGCGCTCGACGATGAAGCCGCGGATGACGCCATCGAGCTTGGCCCACACCACCGCGACGTCGGCGACCGGCGAATTCGAGATCCAGGTCTTGGCGCCGTTGAGCTTGTAGCCGCCGTCGACCTTCTCGGCGCGGGTGATCATCGAGCCCGGGTCGGAGCCGTGGTCGGGCTCGGTCAGGCCGAAGCAGCCGATGAACTCGCCGGAGGCGAGCTTCGGCAGGTACTTCATGCGCTGCGCTTCCGAGCCGTAGGCGTAGATCGGATACATCACCAGCGACGACTGCACCGACATCGCCGAGCGATAGCCGCTATCGACCTTCTCGACCTCGCGCGCGATCAGGCCGTAAGCGACATAGCCGAGACCGGCGCCGCCGTAGGTCTCCGGAATGGTCGGGCCGAGCAGACCGAGCTTGCCCATCTCGCGCATCATGTCGGGGTCGTACTTCTCGTCGGAGTACGCCTTGATGACGCGCGGCATCAGGTAGTCTTCGGCGAACCCCTTGGCGGTGTCGCGCACCATGCGCTCTTCCTCGGTGAGCTCGAATTCGAGCCCGAGCGGGTCCTCCCAATTGAAGTCCTTATCCTTCAGGATCGGGGGCTTGCCTTCGCGCTTCTCGGCGGCTTGCGACATCATTCTCTCCTCGCTGAACGCTAGGTGATTATAGACCCGCGCGGGGCCGGGCAAGAGTGGGAAGACGCATGGTTCCCGGCGCCGGGCGGCACCCCTGCATGGCCCGGTTGCAGTGAACTTTGGTTACGCCTCGTGGGGCGCGACACGCGGCTAGCTCGGACACTCTGCTGTCATGCCCGCGAAAGCGGGCATCCAGTACGCCGCAGCCTATCGATAGGGCACGGCGTACTGGATCCCGGGTCTCGCGCTGACGCGCTCGCCGGGGATGACAGAGAGCCAAAGCTCCGCCGCCCGTGTTCTTTGGCGGGCGCCGGGTACGCCCTCATTCCCCCTACCCTCTCAAATGAGAGGGAGACGGCGCGCCGAGCGGCGCGACGTTGGTCGTAAGACCGCGCTTCGTTGCCGAAGCACGGGCGCCTCTCGGCGCGCCATCGCGGCGTCTTCCAACGGCGGGCCGCGCTTTCAACGGAGGCCCATCGCAAGTGGTGTGGGTCCTCGGTGTCAGCGAGCTCCTCGCAGGGGGTCTTAGTGCCCCCGGGCGGTGGCCGCCGCCGCTCGAGCGTCAGGAGATGCGTTCGTCTCCCGACCCGCGAGCGCCGCATCCGGCTCCGCCAACATGACGCCTCATGACAGCGCCCTCAAGCGAACCGGATGCAAGGACTATATTCTATAAGGGAATATAGAGCAAGAGGAAATAGGAATATTTTGATGCAGCCGCCTAGCGACGCCGGGATGCACTGAACGCACGCCCGAAGCCTAGTTCCGTCATTGCCGGGCTTGACCCGGCAATCCATGAGGCGGCCCTCACAGGCAGAGCAAACGTAAGGCACTCATTCGTGGAACGTCATCATGGATGCCCGGGTCAAGCCCGGGCATGACGCCTTGCTTGTGGCATCGCCGCGCACGATGAAGCGCCCCTCATCCGCCCGCGCTAATGCGCTGGCGCCCTCTCCCCGTGAAGAACGCGGAGAGGGAAAGAGAAGCGAACGGCTCACCCCACCCGTCGCGCTACCGCGCGCCACCCTCCCCTTTCAGGGGACGGATAAGAAAGCAAAACAAAACCCCGCCGGCGTGATGCCGACGGGGCTTGGGTACGCAAAAACTGAATGAAGGAGCGATTAGATCGCTTCCTTGAGATCCTTGGCGGCGCGGAACGCGACCTTCTTCGACGCCTTGATCTTGATCGCTTCGCCGGTGGCCGGGTTGCGGCCCATGCGGGCGGCGCGCTTGCGCACCTGCAGGATGCCGAGACCGGCGATCTTCACCCGCTCGCCCTTCTTGAGGTGCTTGGTGATCATCGTGATCAGGTTGTCCATGATCTCGAGGCCCTGCTTCTTGGTGAGCTGGTGGGTCTCCGAGAGCGCGGCGGCCAGATGACGGGTCGTGACCGGCTTGGCGGCTTTCGGCTTGGTTGAGGCGGCAGCTTTTGCCATTGCAGTAAACTCCTTGAGCGCACCATGCGCGTAGAGAGCCCGAAGCACTACGAGATTCGCGTGGTCTTGCAAGCGTTTCCGCGCCCTAAATTCGGGACTTAACCACAGAAAGCAGACAAAAAGTGCGATTCGGCGGGCATTTTTGGCCCCTCGCCTGAGCTTGATACCGCTTTCGGCCTTGTAAACCGGGCCGAATCGGCACCTCGCCGACGGGCGCGACACGCTGCGCCGGCTCCCGCCGCGCCCGCGTGCCAAGCCCAAGAGCCGACATTGCCGCTGGCCGGAGATTCGTTTATCTAGGCGGCACGCGCCCGTAGCTCAGCTGGATAGAGCGTTGCCCTCCGAAGGCAAAGGTCGGACGTTCGAATCGTCTCGGGCGCGCCATTTCCAACAAAATCACACCGGTGGATCGTGAAGCGA from Pseudolabrys taiwanensis includes:
- a CDS encoding ABC transporter ATP-binding protein, which produces MDAQNTSAIVVDSLVKRYKTGTAVDGISFRLPAGSVTGLLGGNGAGKTTTIAMIMGLVTPTSGTVRVLGAEMPNERYRVLHRMNFESPYVDLPMRLTVRQNLSVFAQLYAVPDIEGRIRELAADLDLVDLLDRPSGKLSAGQKTRVSLAKSLLNRPEVLLLDEPTASLDPDTADWVRGRLEHFRHTYGATILLASHNMLEVERLCERVIIMKRGKVEDDDTPAQLLTRYGRETLEDVFLDVARGRNREAAQ
- a CDS encoding ActS/PrrB/RegB family redox-sensitive histidine kinase, whose amino-acid sequence is MTTPELAHHHPRRNVRLDTLVRLRWLAIGGQTIAVLVVYLGLDFDLPIWACMAVIVLSAWLNVALRLRFHTAQRLDPDRAAWLLAFDIAELAVLLFLTGGLQNPFAFLFLGPVLLSATALPARFTVMLGGFAIACATVLVFVHYPLPWDSDDPLELPSLYMMGVWFSILLAIGFIGVYAWQITEESRQLADAITATELILAREQHLTQLDGLAAAAAHELGTPLSTIAVIAKELQNAIPASSPHADDIRLLREQALRCRDILAKLTKLSSGLEPFDRLPLMTVIEEVVAPHRNFGVAIGVTAPEDRSNEPVVQRNPAILYGLGNILENAVDFAENRVVVGAQWNDDEIEVTIIDDGPGFAPEVMDKIGEPYVTSRRRKPNDPEEEPGGLGLGFFIAKTLLERAGATLALANLPSPDRGAVVTVRWPRAELERLRAAAAA
- a CDS encoding ActR/PrrA/RegA family redox response regulator transcription factor produces the protein MALKDAIPGERTVLIVEDDRSFLQRLAKALESRGFVVNTAESVAEGLLQVEQAAPAFAVVDMRLGDGNGLDVISALKTRRPEARAIILTGYGNIATAVNAVKLGAVDYLAKPADADDVVAALLAQDNSKIDPPENPMSADRVRWEHIQRIYEMCGRNVSETARRLNMHRRTLQRILAKRAPK
- a CDS encoding MmcB family DNA repair protein; this encodes MSLPAQKLELPVDGRQSETALAVARGTARLLHAHGFCVVSELPLPSGRRADLVALDGGGQIWIVEIKSSIADFRADQKWPDYRLHCDRLFFATSLEVPCEIFPADTGLIVADAFGADFKCEAPEHKLPAATRKAMMLLFARAAAMRLQSLVDPTGPYGDWD
- the mtnA gene encoding S-methyl-5-thioribose-1-phosphate isomerase; amino-acid sequence: MKIDGKPTRTIWVEGDGDAVGIIDQTQLPHRFVTTRVATLEEAAHAIKSMQVRGAPLIGAAAAYGMWLALKADASDEALERAYAVLHATRPTAINLKWALDEVMAVVRNRPRAERAAAALKRANEIAEEDVAINQGIGRNGLKLIEGIAARKKNGERVNVLTHCNAGWLATVDWGTATAPIYMAHDKGLPIHVFADETRPRNQGASLTAWELNKHGVPHTVIPDNTGGHLMQHGMVDLVIVGTDRVTAQGDVCNKIGTYLKALAARDNNVPFYVALPSPTIDFTVSDGVAEIPIEQRGPEEVAMMTGKTKDGRIETVQIVPDGSDVANYAFDVTPARLVTGLITERGVLKAERAALKAAFPERA
- a CDS encoding alpha/beta hydrolase, which gives rise to MAIDYEVEYDNRARVPEHPEIFARWFREGEAYRNASPKLERLSYGPSTRQTLDLFPAANDGPTTPLMLFIHGGWWRSLEPDQFSQMAKGANAHGVTVAVIGYELCPSCSLADIIGQVRAACLYLWRKRRQRFLAVGHSAGAHLAACMLATEWKTLDPTAPNDLVPAAYAISGVFDLAPLTQISVNADLKLTETTAHELSPIYWRVPAGRVLDAVVGGLESSEFLRQSKTIAEAWRQDMVQTRYEEIAGKNHFDVIDPLADPTSAMTQRVVELARQVQGIAL
- a CDS encoding sulfite exporter TauE/SafE family protein, which encodes MTLHSFLMLALAGIGGGMLSSMVGGAAVVTYPALLAAGLPPVTATTCNLAASFPGILIATLADRKQLPPVNRAFVGMLIASMLGAAVGAGLLLITPQHTFAVLVPILLGFATLMCAVAEPIGNWLHARAQKRGKTIDFSVTNLKMLLPVSLYGGYFGAGVGVLILGVMSIATRGNYRAANVAKNLVGTVNNATAAAIFAFQGQIMWPQTLALAAGTVAGGFAGAWLARIMPRAVMRVAVVVTGASLTGYFALKYWF
- a CDS encoding acyl-CoA dehydrogenase; translation: MSQAAEKREGKPPILKDKDFNWEDPLGLEFELTEEERMVRDTAKGFAEDYLMPRVIKAYSDEKYDPDMMREMGKLGLLGPTIPETYGGAGLGYVAYGLIAREVEKVDSGYRSAMSVQSSLVMYPIYAYGSEAQRMKYLPKLASGEFIGCFGLTEPDHGSDPGSMITRAEKVDGGYKLNGAKTWISNSPVADVAVVWAKLDGVIRGFIVERGMKGFSTPKIEGKLSLRASITGEIVLADCVVPEENLLPNAKGLAGPFGCLNNARYGIAWGAMGAAEFCWHRARQYTLDRKQFNRPLAANQLIQKKLADMQTEIALGLQGALRLGRMLENGQAAPPSISLMKRNNCGKALDIARMARDMHGGNGISEEFHVMRVVANLETVNTYEGTHDIHALILGRAQTGIQAFF
- a CDS encoding HU family DNA-binding protein; translation: MAKAAASTKPKAAKPVTTRHLAAALSETHQLTKKQGLEIMDNLITMITKHLKKGERVKIAGLGILQVRKRAARMGRNPATGEAIKIKASKKVAFRAAKDLKEAI